In the Streptomyces sp. SJL17-4 genome, CCGGTGCGCGGCGCGCGGGCGGAGGGTGTCGCCCGCGGCCATCAGCTGGACGCGGAGGGGCAGTCGGCCCTGGTCCCTGAGGAGTTGGTACGCGCCGAGTTCGACGGGGCTGTGTCCGAGCAGGCCGCCTCCGATGCCGGCCTCGGCGCAGGCGGTGATTCCCTCGGCGAGGCAGGTGCGGCCGGCGCGCTCGATCGCGTCGGCGAGTTCCTCCTGGGAGTACGGCAGCCGGAGTCGCCGTACGGCGGTCATGGCGCTCTCGGCGAGGAAGCCGTCCTGGTGCGGCACTTCGGCCGGGAGGAGGCCGAGGACGGCGCTGTTGACGACGCAGGCGTGTCCGGAGTCGTGCATCAGGAAGATCCTGCGGCCCTGGGCGACGCGGTCGATCTCGGTGGCGGTGAGGTGGCGGCCCAGGGCCCGCTGGTCGTATCCGGCGACGTCCACCCAGGCGCCCTCGGCGGCGCGGTCGGCCGCTTCGGCGATGACGGCGAGGACGTCGTCGACGCGCTCGCAGGGGGCGATGGTGGGGGTGTTCGCCTTCAGTCCGGCCCATGCCAGGTGGACGTGGCTGTCGATGAAGCCGGGCAGCACGGTGGCGCCCTGGAGGTCGACGACCTCGCGGGCGGGCAGCGAGGTCACGGCCTCGTCCAGGCCCACGATGCGTCCCCGCCAGATGCCGAGGTCGTGGGCGACGGGGTGGTCCGGGTCCATGGTGAGAATGCGCGCATTCGTCAGCCTCGTACAGAGCATGGGTGGTCCGTTCCCGTCGTCAGGTGGTCTTGGCCATCGCGGTGTCGAGGTGTGCGGTGGTCGCGGCCGCGGCGGCGTACCCCTTGGGTGCGGCGGGCACCATGAGCGGTGTGCCGGTCTCGGGGTCGGGGATGATCCGGCACGGCAGGCCGAAGACGTCCTCGACGAGTTCCGCGGTCATGACCGTCTTCGGGTCGCCCTCGGCCGCGATGATGCCGCCGGGTCGCATCACGATGAGGTGGGTGGCGTAGCGGCAGGCCTGGTTGAGGTCGTGCAGGACCGCGACGACCGTGTGGCCCTGCTGGGCGTGGAGCTGGGCGCACAGGTCGAGGACCTCGACCTGGTGGGCGATGTCGAGGAAGGTGGTCGGCTCGTCGAGGAGCAGGATCTCGGTCTGCTGGGCCAGGACCATCGAGAGCCAGACGCGCTGGCGCTGGCCGCCGGACAGGTCGTCGACGGGGCGGTCGGCGAGTTCGAGCACGCCGGTCTGCCGCATCGCCTCGACCACGGCCGTCTCGTCGTCGGCGGACCACTGCCTCAGGAGGCCCTGGTGGGGGTAGCGGCCCCGGGCCACCAGGTCGCCCACGGTGATGCCGCCGGGCGCGGTGGAGGACTGCGGGAGCAGTCCGAGCCGGCGGGCGACCTCGCGGGAGCGGTACGAGGCGATGGCGGCGCCGTCCAGGTAGACCTGTCCGGCGCGCGGCTTGAGCATCCGGGCGAGGGCGGTGAGCAGGGTGGACTTGCCGCAGGCGTTGGGTCCGATGATGACCGTGAAGGAGCGGTCCGGGATCGCGACGTCGAGGTCGGTCGCCACCGTCCGCTGGTCGTAGGAGAGGGTCAGGTTCTCGGCACGCAGGCGGGAGGCCGGACGGTTCGTTGCTGTCATGCGCGGCTCTTTCGCGACTCGGTGACCAGTAGCCAGATGAGGTAGAGCCCGCCGACGCAGCCGGTCGCCGTGCCCACCGGGAGGAGCGCGGGGGCGAAGACGCGCTGCACGGCGAGGTCGCTCAGGGCGAGCATGACGGCGCCCATGAGGGCGGACGGCAGCAGGGCGGGGCCGGACGAGCCGGTGATCTTGCGGGCCACCTGGGGCGCGGCCAGGGCGACGAACCAGATGGGGCCGGTCACCGCGGTGGCGAACGCGGCGAGGGCGACGCTGATCACGAGCAGGACGGTGCGGGTGCGGGAGACGTTGACGCCGAGGGCCATGGCGGTGGTGTCGCCCATCTCGACCATGGAGAGTCGGCGGGAGAGGAAGAAGGCGAGGGGCAGGAGGACGGCGACGGCGATGCCGATGGCCTGGGCGTGCGTCCAGAGCCGGTTGCCCAGGCTGCCGATGAGCCAGGCCTGGGCCTCCAGGGCCTCCTGGAAGGTGGCCCTGGTGATCAGGTACGAGTTGACGGCGAGGAGCAGGGCGCTGACTCCGATGCCGACGACGACGAGGCGGAATCCCTGGATGCCGCGGCCGATCATGAGGAGATGGACGGCGAGGGCGGTGCCGAGGCCGCCGACGAGGGCGCCGAGCGCGATCTCGGTCATGCTGCCGTGCAGCATGACGATGACGACGAGCGCGCCGACGGCGGAGCCGTTGGTGAAGCCGATGATGTCGGGGCTGCCCAGCGGGTTGCCCGTGATGCTCTGGAGGATGGCCCCGCTGACG is a window encoding:
- a CDS encoding ABC transporter ATP-binding protein, encoding MTATNRPASRLRAENLTLSYDQRTVATDLDVAIPDRSFTVIIGPNACGKSTLLTALARMLKPRAGQVYLDGAAIASYRSREVARRLGLLPQSSTAPGGITVGDLVARGRYPHQGLLRQWSADDETAVVEAMRQTGVLELADRPVDDLSGGQRQRVWLSMVLAQQTEILLLDEPTTFLDIAHQVEVLDLCAQLHAQQGHTVVAVLHDLNQACRYATHLIVMRPGGIIAAEGDPKTVMTAELVEDVFGLPCRIIPDPETGTPLMVPAAPKGYAAAAATTAHLDTAMAKTT
- a CDS encoding iron chelate uptake ABC transporter family permease subunit — encoded protein: MTAVRETKTSAPDPTPRAGPGGATAPDLPRVITGRVVRTRSGSISLRVQGRTAAVTAALLVALLVVAGITLTTGDFDLSVGEVVQALTGNGTGIADFVVNTLRMPRLVTALCVGAALAVSGAILQSITGNPLGSPDIIGFTNGSAVGALVVIVMLHGSMTEIALGALVGGLGTALAVHLLMIGRGIQGFRLVVVGIGVSALLLAVNSYLITRATFQEALEAQAWLIGSLGNRLWTHAQAIGIAVAVLLPLAFFLSRRLSMVEMGDTTAMALGVNVSRTRTVLLVISVALAAFATAVTGPIWFVALAAPQVARKITGSSGPALLPSALMGAVMLALSDLAVQRVFAPALLPVGTATGCVGGLYLIWLLVTESRKSRA